A portion of the Streptomyces sp. YPW6 genome contains these proteins:
- a CDS encoding ABC transporter ATP-binding protein produces MSAEPVLTISGLNVDYGTDAGAVHALRDIDLTLNRGEVLGLAGESGSGKSTLAYAVTRLLSPPGVITGGEVHYHRPGGDRVDLLSLTPRQLRAFRWQELSIVFQGAMNSLNPVHTVHSQLTDVLAAHRPELRRRQRTQRAEELLGLVGISTDRLAAYPHQLSGGMRQRVMIAMALALEPEIVVMDEPTTALDVVMQRQILRRLVQLREELHFSVVFITHDISLLIEFSDRIAIMYGGRIVEQAGAAEIYRDPRHPYSDGLLHSFPALHGPRRELTGIPGSPPHLSAMPPGCAFHPRCGKAFAPCAGQIPPLAPPADGPGRAVACHLHA; encoded by the coding sequence ATGAGCGCCGAGCCGGTCCTGACCATCAGCGGACTCAACGTCGACTACGGCACCGACGCGGGCGCCGTCCACGCCCTGCGCGACATCGACCTCACCCTGAACCGGGGCGAAGTCCTCGGCCTGGCCGGGGAGTCGGGCTCGGGCAAGTCGACACTCGCCTACGCCGTGACCCGGCTGCTGTCCCCGCCCGGCGTCATCACCGGGGGAGAGGTCCACTACCACCGCCCCGGCGGCGACCGCGTCGACCTCCTCTCCCTCACCCCGCGGCAACTGCGCGCCTTCCGCTGGCAGGAGCTGTCCATCGTCTTCCAGGGGGCGATGAACTCCCTCAACCCCGTGCACACCGTCCACAGCCAGCTCACCGACGTCCTCGCCGCCCACCGCCCCGAGCTCAGAAGACGCCAACGCACTCAGCGGGCAGAGGAGTTGCTGGGACTCGTCGGTATCTCCACCGACCGGCTCGCCGCCTACCCGCACCAGCTCTCCGGCGGGATGCGCCAACGCGTGATGATCGCCATGGCGCTCGCCCTGGAGCCCGAGATCGTCGTCATGGACGAGCCGACCACCGCGCTCGACGTGGTGATGCAGCGCCAGATCCTGCGACGACTGGTCCAGTTGAGGGAAGAGCTGCACTTCTCGGTCGTGTTCATCACCCACGACATCTCCCTCCTGATCGAATTCTCGGACCGGATCGCGATCATGTACGGGGGCCGCATCGTGGAGCAGGCGGGCGCGGCGGAGATCTACCGCGACCCCCGCCACCCGTACAGCGACGGGCTCCTCCACTCCTTCCCCGCGCTCCACGGTCCCCGCCGCGAACTGACCGGCATCCCCGGCTCCCCGCCGCACCTCTCCGCGATGCCGCCCGGCTGCGCGTTCCACCCGCGCTGCGGCAAGGCCTTCGCGCCGTGCGCCGGGCAGATCCCCCCGCTCGCCCCGCCCGCCGACGGGCCCGGCCGCGCGGTCGCCTGCCACCTGCACGCCTGA
- a CDS encoding ABC transporter permease has translation MSAAPDASVPDGAPPPTAPTRRARLRFLRGGKTRTGLIILAFFVVLAVAGPWLAPYDPDAMSDQLLQPPSGEHWFGTTHTGQDVFSQILVGTRGVLVVGLLAAAIATALSVLIGVSAGFLGGAVDEILSALSNIFLVLPGLPLIIIVASFVPDTGDLVIAVAIALTSWAWGSRILRAQTLSLRRRDYVEAARATGESTPRIILFEILPNLTAVIASGFVGTVIFAVLTEITLAFIGVADISHWNWGTVLFWAQSNQALAQGAWWWFVPAGLCIALLGTALALINFGIDEFVNPRLRTATGSSRKVRMRVGFTPVARKAPGTGHPGQYSSKEPRT, from the coding sequence ATGTCCGCAGCCCCCGACGCCTCCGTGCCCGACGGTGCGCCCCCGCCCACGGCCCCCACCCGCCGGGCCCGGCTCCGCTTCCTGCGCGGCGGCAAGACCCGCACCGGCCTGATCATCCTGGCGTTCTTCGTCGTGCTGGCCGTGGCGGGCCCCTGGCTCGCCCCCTACGACCCCGACGCGATGAGCGACCAGCTGCTCCAACCGCCCTCCGGGGAGCACTGGTTCGGCACCACGCACACCGGGCAGGACGTCTTCTCGCAGATCCTGGTCGGCACCCGCGGGGTCCTCGTCGTCGGACTGTTGGCCGCCGCCATCGCCACCGCCCTGTCCGTCCTGATCGGGGTCAGCGCCGGGTTCCTCGGCGGGGCCGTCGACGAGATCCTCTCCGCCCTCTCCAACATCTTCCTGGTGCTGCCCGGTCTCCCGCTGATCATCATCGTCGCCAGCTTCGTCCCCGACACCGGCGACCTCGTCATCGCCGTCGCCATCGCCCTGACCTCCTGGGCCTGGGGATCGCGGATCCTGCGCGCCCAGACCCTGTCGCTGCGCCGCCGCGACTACGTGGAGGCCGCCCGAGCCACCGGCGAGTCGACCCCGCGCATCATCCTCTTCGAGATCCTGCCGAACCTCACCGCCGTCATCGCCTCCGGCTTCGTCGGCACGGTCATCTTCGCCGTCCTCACCGAGATCACCCTCGCCTTCATCGGCGTCGCCGACATCTCCCACTGGAACTGGGGCACCGTCCTCTTCTGGGCCCAGTCCAACCAGGCCCTGGCCCAGGGCGCCTGGTGGTGGTTCGTCCCGGCCGGCCTGTGCATCGCCCTGCTGGGCACCGCGCTCGCCCTCATCAACTTCGGCATCGACGAGTTCGTCAACCCCCGCCTGCGCACCGCCACCGGCTCCTCCCGGAAGGTGAGGATGCGCGTCGGCTTCACCCCCGTGGCACGCAAGGCGCCCGGCACGGGCCACCCCGGGCAGTACAGCAGCAAGGAGCCGCGCACATGA
- a CDS encoding ABC transporter permease, with protein sequence MTYLLQRLAFYAVTAWAAITINFLIPRLMPGDPVQALLARYQGQLDTQAIDSLKALFGLDEQQSMWQQYTDYWAHLLDGDLGLSFTFFPTPVSEVIGQSLPWTLALVGTTTLISFVLGTGIGVYSGWKRGSWLDGLLPVTTFISSIPYFWLGLVAIAVFAEKWPLFPNSGGYDNALVPAFDWPFISSALYHAVLPGVTIVLSAVAGWILGMRNMMVTVSSEDYVTVAQAKGLSERRVMFGYAARNAVLPNISGFALSLGFIVGGTLLVEMVFTYPGIGFQLLQAVGAKDYPLMQGVFLIITLSVLAANLLADLVYAALDPRTRKEA encoded by the coding sequence GTGACCTACCTGCTCCAGCGCCTCGCCTTCTACGCCGTCACCGCGTGGGCCGCGATCACCATCAACTTCCTCATCCCCCGGCTCATGCCCGGCGACCCCGTCCAGGCCCTGCTCGCCCGCTACCAGGGGCAGCTCGACACCCAGGCCATCGACTCGCTCAAGGCCCTCTTCGGTCTCGACGAGCAGCAGTCGATGTGGCAGCAGTACACCGACTACTGGGCCCACCTCCTCGACGGCGACCTCGGCCTCTCCTTCACCTTCTTCCCCACCCCGGTCAGCGAGGTCATCGGCCAGTCCCTGCCCTGGACCCTGGCCCTCGTCGGCACGACCACCCTCATCAGCTTCGTCCTCGGTACCGGCATCGGCGTCTACAGCGGCTGGAAGCGCGGCTCCTGGCTGGACGGGCTGCTGCCGGTCACCACCTTCATCTCCTCCATCCCGTACTTCTGGCTTGGCCTCGTCGCCATCGCCGTGTTCGCCGAGAAGTGGCCGCTGTTCCCCAACTCCGGCGGGTACGACAACGCGCTCGTCCCGGCCTTCGACTGGCCGTTCATCTCCAGCGCGCTCTACCACGCGGTCCTGCCCGGCGTGACGATCGTCCTCAGCGCGGTCGCCGGCTGGATCCTCGGCATGCGGAACATGATGGTCACCGTCTCCTCCGAGGACTACGTGACGGTCGCCCAGGCCAAGGGCCTGTCCGAGCGGCGCGTGATGTTCGGCTACGCCGCCCGCAACGCGGTCCTCCCCAACATCTCCGGCTTCGCCCTCTCCCTCGGCTTCATCGTCGGCGGCACCCTGCTCGTCGAGATGGTCTTCACCTACCCGGGCATCGGCTTCCAGCTGCTCCAGGCGGTCGGCGCCAAGGACTACCCCCTGATGCAGGGCGTCTTCCTCATCATCACGCTCTCCGTCCTCGCCGCGAACCTCCTCGCCGACCTCGTCTACGCGGCCCTCGACCCCCGTACCCGGAAGGAGGCGTGA
- a CDS encoding ABC transporter ATP-binding protein, whose translation MVLEARGVTKHFPLRRTARDLFARERRSVHAVDDVSLRLRRGTVTALVGESGSGKSTVARLLAQLHPLTSGEIRLGGEPVVAGRGRSFRRYVRRVQLIFQDPFASLNPVHTVRYHLTRALKIHGRAGSGERELEERLAALLERVQLTPPQQFLDTFPHELSGGQRQRVAIARALGADPQVLLADEPVSMLDVSIRLGVLNLLRDLKERLHLAVLYITHDIASARYFADTTLVMYAGRIVEGGGSERVTQHPAHPYTQLLIASAPDPDRTAADEEQEETGTGEPPSLITPPAGCRFHPRCHRAMERCRTQPPPRFDLPEGQWAACWLYEDGGAGAPGATAATAAGPPTGSHPAAKEATR comes from the coding sequence GTGGTGCTGGAAGCGCGCGGAGTCACCAAACACTTTCCCCTGCGCCGCACCGCCCGCGACCTGTTCGCCCGCGAGCGCCGCAGCGTCCACGCCGTCGACGACGTCTCGCTCCGGCTGAGACGCGGCACCGTCACGGCGCTGGTGGGGGAGTCCGGCTCGGGCAAGTCCACCGTCGCCCGCCTGCTGGCCCAGCTCCATCCGCTCACCTCGGGGGAGATACGGCTGGGCGGCGAACCCGTGGTGGCCGGGCGCGGCCGGTCCTTCCGCCGTTACGTGCGCCGGGTCCAGCTGATCTTCCAGGACCCGTTCGCCTCGCTGAACCCGGTGCACACCGTGCGCTACCACCTCACCCGCGCCCTGAAGATCCACGGCCGGGCGGGCAGCGGGGAGCGGGAACTGGAGGAGCGCCTCGCCGCCCTGCTGGAGCGGGTCCAGCTGACCCCGCCGCAGCAGTTCCTGGACACGTTCCCGCATGAGCTGTCGGGCGGGCAGCGCCAGCGCGTCGCCATCGCCCGGGCACTCGGCGCCGACCCGCAGGTCCTCCTCGCCGACGAACCCGTCTCGATGCTCGACGTGTCGATCCGGCTCGGCGTCCTCAACCTCCTGCGCGACCTCAAGGAACGCCTCCACCTGGCCGTCCTCTACATCACCCACGACATCGCCTCCGCCCGCTACTTCGCCGACACCACCCTCGTCATGTACGCGGGCCGGATCGTCGAGGGCGGTGGCAGCGAGCGCGTCACCCAGCACCCCGCCCACCCCTATACCCAGCTCCTGATCGCCTCCGCGCCCGACCCGGACCGGACCGCCGCCGACGAGGAACAGGAGGAGACCGGCACCGGCGAACCGCCCTCCCTGATCACCCCGCCCGCCGGCTGCCGGTTCCACCCCCGCTGCCACCGGGCCATGGAGCGCTGCCGCACCCAACCGCCGCCCCGCTTCGACCTGCCCGAGGGCCAGTGGGCGGCCTGCTGGCTGTACGAGGACGGGGGAGCGGGCGCCCCGGGAGCCACCGCCGCGACGGCCGCGGGCCCTCCGACCGGGAGCCACCCGGCCGCGAAGGAGGCCACCCGGTGA
- a CDS encoding ABC transporter substrate-binding protein, with amino-acid sequence MSVRRRTTLRAVAAATVVVALAAGCSNANSGADKGGRAAGVLTLGKPDGPQTNNSNPFLTTSAGAVLGYRHMIYEPLAMTNMIRPTEKADPWLATEWAWEDNFTKVTFTLDERATWADGKPLTAADVAFTFNLLKKHPALNGDGVPFDGVAVQGKQVVLTFEESQFVNQNKIIQTFVVPKHIWEKVDDPETWPNRNPVGSGPYKLKTFTPQTTTLTATPTYWNGETKVKELRYTAYNDNSAATTALATGKMEWSFVFMPNHKQLFIDKDPKNHQLWFPSGLGVHGLWFNTTRKPFDNPGLRRAMAMVVDRKAIHVQAQATLYPEITNPTGIPLPAGEPFLAPEYENATTKPDVAGAKKVLADAGFELSGGVLKDPGGKPVTLTLTDPAGWNDYITGLAIIKDNIKEIGIEAKVKTQTAEAWGTDVANGNFDATLHWTNSGATPYDMYQNIMDGAIAQPIGTSSQAGNFGRFKNAEATAALKEYAGATTDAARTEALNTLQKIFVEQAPMIPTAAAPIGAEFSTKNWIGWPSEANPYAPPQHTQRTALEIVLNLKPATK; translated from the coding sequence ATGTCCGTACGCCGTCGCACCACCCTCAGGGCGGTCGCCGCAGCCACCGTCGTGGTCGCGCTCGCCGCCGGTTGCTCGAACGCCAACTCCGGTGCTGACAAGGGCGGCAGGGCCGCCGGTGTGCTGACGCTCGGCAAGCCGGACGGGCCGCAGACGAACAACAGCAACCCGTTCCTGACGACCTCGGCCGGAGCGGTCCTCGGCTACCGCCACATGATCTACGAGCCGCTGGCGATGACGAACATGATCAGACCCACCGAGAAGGCGGACCCCTGGCTCGCCACCGAGTGGGCCTGGGAGGACAACTTCACCAAGGTCACCTTCACCCTGGACGAGCGGGCCACGTGGGCCGACGGCAAGCCCCTGACCGCCGCCGACGTGGCGTTCACCTTCAACCTGCTGAAGAAGCACCCGGCCCTCAACGGCGACGGGGTGCCCTTCGACGGGGTCGCCGTCCAGGGCAAGCAGGTCGTGCTGACCTTCGAGGAGAGCCAGTTCGTCAACCAGAACAAGATCATCCAGACCTTCGTCGTGCCCAAGCACATCTGGGAGAAGGTCGACGACCCGGAGACCTGGCCCAACCGCAACCCGGTCGGCTCCGGACCGTACAAGCTCAAGACGTTCACCCCGCAGACCACCACCCTGACCGCCACGCCCACCTACTGGAACGGCGAGACCAAGGTCAAGGAGCTGCGCTACACCGCCTACAACGACAACAGCGCCGCCACCACCGCGCTGGCCACTGGCAAGATGGAGTGGTCCTTCGTCTTCATGCCGAACCACAAGCAGCTGTTCATCGACAAGGACCCCAAGAACCACCAGCTCTGGTTCCCCTCCGGCCTCGGCGTCCACGGACTGTGGTTCAACACCACCCGCAAGCCCTTCGACAACCCGGGCCTGCGCCGGGCCATGGCGATGGTCGTCGACCGCAAGGCCATCCACGTCCAGGCGCAGGCCACGCTCTACCCGGAGATCACCAACCCCACCGGCATCCCGCTCCCCGCCGGTGAGCCCTTCCTCGCCCCCGAGTACGAGAACGCCACCACCAAGCCCGATGTCGCCGGCGCCAAGAAGGTGCTCGCCGACGCCGGGTTCGAGCTCAGCGGCGGCGTGCTCAAGGACCCCGGCGGCAAGCCGGTGACGCTCACCCTCACCGACCCGGCCGGATGGAACGACTACATCACCGGGCTCGCGATCATCAAGGACAACATCAAGGAGATCGGCATCGAGGCCAAGGTCAAGACCCAGACCGCCGAGGCATGGGGCACCGACGTGGCCAACGGCAACTTCGACGCCACCCTGCACTGGACCAACAGCGGCGCCACCCCCTACGACATGTACCAGAACATCATGGACGGGGCGATCGCCCAGCCCATCGGCACGAGCTCCCAGGCGGGCAACTTCGGCCGCTTCAAGAACGCCGAGGCGACCGCCGCGCTCAAGGAGTACGCGGGCGCCACCACCGACGCCGCCCGCACCGAGGCCCTCAACACCCTCCAGAAGATCTTCGTCGAGCAGGCCCCCATGATCCCGACGGCCGCCGCGCCCATCGGGGCCGAGTTCTCCACGAAGAACTGGATCGGCTGGCCCTCCGAGGCCAACCCCTACGCCCCGCCGCAGCACACCCAGCGGACCGCCCTGGAGATCGTGCTCAACCTCAAGCCCGCCACCAAGTAG
- a CDS encoding LacI family DNA-binding transcriptional regulator yields MRVTIADVAREAGVSKTTVSRVINTKGEVDRTTAARVREVIAQLGYVPSSGAVGLARGSSRTVGMLVPSLTWPWMGELLQGVVDTVEAADYGLLLFTCNRGAESVQRFTSQVSARAFDGLVVVEPENTLGHLTELHRDGLPIVLIDDRGHHPEFPSVVTTNHEGGASAARHLRAAGRTRPLILTGPRHFGCVRERTAGFCSVLPTGLVVEGDFTERGGRLAVEELLARDVTFDSVFAHNDISAAGVLRALRAAGRRVPDDIAVVGFDDIPMAEHTEPPLTTVRQPTRRMGEAAARMLLSHLAGTPAPDGPAVLPTELVVRHSAP; encoded by the coding sequence ATGCGCGTCACCATCGCCGATGTCGCCCGCGAGGCCGGCGTGAGCAAGACGACCGTGTCCCGCGTCATCAACACCAAGGGCGAGGTGGACCGCACCACGGCCGCCCGTGTTCGTGAAGTGATCGCACAGCTCGGCTACGTACCCAGCTCCGGCGCCGTCGGTCTCGCCCGCGGCTCCAGCCGTACGGTCGGCATGCTGGTGCCCTCGCTCACCTGGCCGTGGATGGGCGAGCTGCTGCAAGGCGTCGTCGACACCGTCGAGGCCGCCGACTACGGGCTGCTGCTCTTCACCTGCAACCGCGGGGCCGAGTCCGTCCAGCGCTTCACCAGCCAGGTGTCCGCGCGCGCCTTCGACGGGCTCGTCGTCGTGGAACCCGAGAACACCCTCGGCCACCTCACCGAACTGCACCGCGACGGCCTGCCGATCGTGCTCATCGACGACCGCGGCCACCACCCCGAGTTCCCCTCCGTCGTGACCACCAACCACGAGGGAGGCGCGTCTGCGGCCCGCCACCTGCGCGCCGCCGGCCGCACCCGGCCCCTGATCCTGACCGGCCCCCGGCACTTCGGCTGCGTACGGGAGCGGACCGCGGGATTCTGTTCGGTCCTGCCCACCGGCCTGGTCGTCGAGGGGGACTTCACCGAACGCGGCGGCCGGCTCGCCGTCGAGGAACTCCTCGCCCGGGACGTCACGTTCGACTCCGTCTTCGCGCACAACGACATCAGCGCGGCGGGCGTGCTCCGCGCCCTGCGCGCCGCCGGACGCCGGGTCCCGGACGACATCGCCGTCGTCGGCTTCGACGACATCCCGATGGCCGAACACACCGAACCACCGCTGACCACCGTGCGCCAGCCCACCCGCCGCATGGGCGAGGCGGCGGCCCGCATGCTGCTCTCCCACCTCGCCGGCACGCCCGCACCCGACGGGCCGGCCGTGCTGCCCACCGAACTGGTCGTGCGCCACTCGGCGCCGTGA
- the cimA gene encoding citramalate synthase — MTTKANATDDSFHVFDTTLRDGAQREGINLTVADKLTIARHLDTFGVGYIEGGWPGANPRDTEFFARAQKEIAFENAQLVAFGATRRAGGSAADDPQVKALLNSGAPVITLVAKSHDRHVELALRTTLEENLEMVRDTVSHLRDQGRRVFVDCEHFFDGYRADAEYAKSVVRTAHEAGAEVVILCDTNGGMLPAQVQAVVATVIADTGARLGIHAQDDTGCAVANTLAAVDAGATHVQCTANGYGERVGNANLFPVVAALELKYGMKVLPEGALAEMTRISHAIAEVVNLTPSTHQPYVGVSAFAHKAGLHASAIKVDPDLYQHIDPEKVGNTMRMLVSDMAGRASIELKGKELGVDLGDDRALVGRVVERVKERELQGYTYEAADASFELLLRGEVEGRARRYFRTESWRAIVEDRPDGTHANEATVKLWAKGERIVATAEGNGPVNALDRALRVALERIYPQLAKLELIDYKVRILEGRTGTESTTRVLITTGDGAGDWATVGVAENVIAASWQALEDAYTYGLLRAGVEPAE; from the coding sequence ATGACCACCAAGGCCAACGCCACCGACGACAGTTTCCATGTCTTCGACACCACACTGCGCGACGGTGCTCAGCGTGAGGGCATCAACCTGACGGTCGCCGACAAGCTGACCATCGCCCGTCATCTGGACACCTTCGGTGTGGGGTACATCGAGGGCGGCTGGCCGGGGGCCAACCCCCGCGACACGGAGTTCTTCGCCCGTGCCCAGAAGGAGATCGCCTTCGAGAACGCCCAGCTGGTGGCGTTCGGCGCGACCCGCAGGGCCGGTGGCAGCGCGGCCGACGACCCGCAGGTCAAGGCGCTCCTGAACTCCGGCGCCCCGGTGATCACCCTGGTGGCCAAGTCCCACGACCGCCATGTGGAGCTGGCCCTGCGCACCACCCTGGAGGAGAACCTGGAGATGGTCCGGGACACCGTCTCCCACCTGCGCGACCAGGGCCGCCGGGTCTTCGTGGACTGCGAGCACTTCTTCGACGGGTACCGGGCCGACGCCGAGTACGCCAAGTCCGTGGTCCGCACCGCCCACGAGGCCGGCGCCGAGGTCGTCATCCTCTGCGACACCAACGGCGGCATGCTCCCCGCGCAGGTCCAGGCCGTCGTCGCCACCGTCATCGCCGACACCGGCGCCCGGCTCGGCATCCACGCCCAGGACGACACCGGCTGTGCCGTGGCCAACACCCTGGCCGCCGTCGACGCGGGCGCCACCCACGTCCAGTGCACGGCCAACGGCTACGGCGAACGGGTCGGCAACGCCAACCTCTTCCCCGTCGTCGCCGCCCTGGAACTCAAGTACGGCATGAAGGTGCTGCCCGAGGGCGCGCTCGCCGAGATGACCCGGATCTCGCACGCCATCGCCGAGGTCGTCAACCTCACCCCCTCCACCCACCAGCCGTACGTGGGAGTCTCGGCCTTCGCCCACAAGGCCGGGCTGCACGCCTCCGCGATCAAGGTCGACCCGGACCTGTACCAGCACATCGACCCCGAAAAGGTCGGCAACACCATGCGGATGCTGGTCTCCGACATGGCGGGCCGCGCCTCGATCGAGCTGAAGGGCAAGGAGCTCGGCGTCGACCTCGGCGACGACCGCGCCCTGGTCGGCCGGGTCGTGGAGCGGGTGAAGGAGCGCGAGCTCCAGGGCTACACCTACGAGGCCGCCGACGCCTCCTTCGAACTCCTGCTGCGCGGCGAGGTCGAGGGCCGGGCCCGCCGCTACTTCCGCACCGAGTCCTGGCGGGCGATCGTCGAGGACCGCCCGGACGGCACCCACGCCAACGAGGCGACCGTGAAGCTCTGGGCCAAGGGGGAGCGGATCGTCGCGACCGCCGAGGGGAACGGCCCGGTCAACGCCCTGGACCGGGCGCTGCGCGTCGCCCTGGAACGGATCTACCCGCAGCTCGCCAAGCTGGAGCTGATCGACTACAAGGTCCGCATCCTGGAGGGCCGTACCGGCACCGAGTCCACCACCCGCGTCCTCATCACCACAGGCGACGGGGCCGGCGACTGGGCGACCGTGGGGGTCGCCGAGAACGTCATCGCCGCCTCCTGGCAGGCCCTGGAGGACGCGTACACCTACGGACTGCTGCGCGCGGGCGTCGAGCCCGCCGAGTAG
- a CDS encoding TetR/AcrR family transcriptional regulator — translation MTPAPRRTRHAAPPREDVLAAAMATIAARGLDGLTMAGLGRDVGMSSGHLLYYFRTKDELLLRTLEWSEGRLGAERRALLARPGSARERLEAYIGLYLPAGHRDPHWTLWLEVWGRSQNADDDARARQAAIEGAWHRDLVALLAEGISRGEFRPVDPDRSATRLRALLDGFSVHVTVGIPGTGRAQVLARTTEFLDETLAPGERGGERGGPVPR, via the coding sequence ATGACCCCCGCCCCCCGCCGCACCCGCCACGCCGCCCCGCCCCGGGAGGACGTCCTCGCCGCCGCCATGGCCACCATCGCCGCGCGCGGGCTCGACGGGCTGACCATGGCCGGCCTCGGGCGGGACGTGGGGATGAGCAGCGGGCACCTGCTCTACTACTTCCGCACCAAGGACGAGCTGCTGCTGCGGACCCTGGAGTGGAGCGAGGGCCGTCTCGGGGCCGAGCGCCGCGCCCTGCTCGCCCGGCCGGGGAGCGCCCGCGAACGGCTGGAGGCGTACATCGGCCTCTACCTCCCCGCCGGGCACCGCGACCCCCACTGGACGCTCTGGCTGGAGGTCTGGGGCCGCTCGCAGAACGCCGACGACGACGCCCGCGCCCGGCAGGCCGCCATCGAGGGGGCCTGGCACCGCGACCTGGTGGCGCTGCTCGCCGAGGGGATCTCGCGCGGTGAGTTCCGCCCGGTGGACCCCGACCGCTCCGCCACCCGGCTGCGGGCGCTCCTGGACGGGTTCAGCGTCCACGTCACGGTCGGGATCCCGGGGACGGGCCGCGCGCAGGTGCTCGCCCGGACGACGGAGTTCCTGGACGAGACGCTGGCGCCGGGGGAGCGGGGCGGCGAGCGCGGCGGCCCCGTCCCGCGCTGA
- a CDS encoding agmatine/peptidylarginine deiminase, with translation MPTTPAPFRMPPEWAPHERTWMAWPGPNPTFASDAELAEARRAWAAVARAVRRFEPVTMVVGPGQEEGAAALLGPDVELAVRPLDDAWMRDIGPTFVTDGRTLAAVDWTFNGWGAQGWARWESDQHIARAVAELAQAPAHSSPLVNEGGAIHVDGEGTVLLTETVQLGRERNPGWSREQVEAEIHARLGTEKAIWLPRGLTGDYGTYGTLGHVDIVAAFARPGTVLVHVQPDPAHPDHEVTRELLAVLRAATDARGRTLEVVEVPAPTVLRDEDGEWVDYSYINHYLCNDGVVLCAFDDPRDEEAAAIFRRLFPDRTVTLVDARTIFAGGGGIHCITQQQPKV, from the coding sequence GTGCCCACCACCCCCGCCCCCTTCCGCATGCCTCCCGAGTGGGCCCCGCACGAGCGCACCTGGATGGCCTGGCCGGGCCCCAACCCCACCTTCGCCTCCGACGCCGAGCTGGCCGAGGCCCGCCGTGCCTGGGCCGCCGTCGCCCGGGCCGTACGCCGCTTCGAGCCGGTCACGATGGTGGTCGGTCCGGGGCAGGAGGAGGGGGCGGCGGCGCTGCTCGGCCCGGACGTCGAGCTGGCCGTCCGCCCGCTCGACGACGCCTGGATGCGCGACATCGGCCCCACCTTCGTCACCGACGGCCGCACCCTCGCCGCCGTCGACTGGACGTTCAACGGCTGGGGCGCCCAGGGCTGGGCCCGCTGGGAGAGCGACCAGCACATCGCGCGGGCCGTCGCCGAGCTGGCCCAGGCCCCCGCCCACAGCTCCCCGCTCGTCAACGAGGGCGGCGCGATCCACGTGGACGGCGAGGGCACCGTCCTGCTCACCGAGACCGTCCAGCTCGGCCGGGAGCGCAACCCCGGCTGGAGCCGCGAGCAGGTCGAGGCGGAGATCCACGCCCGCCTCGGCACCGAGAAGGCGATCTGGCTGCCCCGCGGGCTGACCGGCGACTACGGGACCTACGGCACCCTCGGCCATGTCGACATCGTGGCCGCCTTCGCCCGCCCCGGCACTGTCCTCGTCCACGTCCAGCCCGACCCGGCCCACCCCGACCACGAGGTCACCCGGGAGCTGCTGGCGGTTCTGCGCGCCGCCACGGACGCCAGGGGCCGCACCCTGGAGGTCGTCGAGGTGCCCGCGCCCACCGTGCTGCGCGACGAGGACGGCGAGTGGGTCGACTACTCCTACATCAACCACTACCTCTGCAACGACGGCGTGGTCCTCTGCGCCTTCGACGACCCGCGTGACGAGGAGGCCGCCGCGATCTTCCGGCGCCTCTTCCCGGACCGTACGGTGACCCTCGTCGACGCCCGTACGATCTTCGCCGGCGGTGGAGGCATCCACTGCATCACCCAGCAGCAGCCGAAGGTCTGA